One Arthrobacter sp. StoSoilB20 DNA segment encodes these proteins:
- the aroQ gene encoding type II 3-dehydroquinate dehydratase, with translation MTEATPATEAGRGTILVINGPNLNLLGTREPEKYGTSTLADVEQLAMSAASAHGFTVDCVQSNHEGDLLDAIHAARGTAVGIVINAGAYTHTSVALRDALAAVQLPAVEVHITNVHQREEFRHHSYLSGVCTAIIVGAGVLGYKLAIDYLADAV, from the coding sequence ATGACTGAAGCCACTCCCGCCACCGAAGCTGGTCGCGGCACCATCCTTGTGATCAATGGACCCAACCTCAACCTCTTGGGCACACGCGAGCCTGAGAAGTATGGAACGTCAACACTGGCCGACGTCGAGCAGCTCGCCATGTCGGCGGCCTCAGCCCATGGCTTCACCGTTGACTGCGTGCAATCAAACCATGAAGGCGACCTCCTGGACGCCATCCACGCAGCGCGAGGCACCGCCGTCGGAATTGTGATCAACGCCGGTGCCTACACGCATACATCAGTGGCACTCCGTGACGCCCTGGCCGCAGTGCAGCTGCCAGCCGTCGAAGTCCACATCACCAACGTCCACCAGCGTGAAGAGTTCCGCCACCACTCGTACTTGTCGGGTGTCTGCACTGCGATCATCGTTGGCGCGGGCGTACTTGGGTACAAGCTGGCTATCGATTATCTGGCGGACGCCGTCTAA
- a CDS encoding alpha-galactosidase: MHPLHLRSAGTSLVISTHRGEAEITHWGADLGETLPDLAILNEPIPPSAIDANVPAGLLPQASSSWQGRPGLRGHRITDGVPGFDFSLRLRTVSATADGTAAVVVQSDPDAGITVTSNLTLHPGGLLELRHTATNDGTSPFQIDELATMLPVAPDAVELLDLTGRWCRERHPQRRAIQQGTWVRTGRHGRTGHDSSLLLAAGTAGFGNRHGKVWATHLAWSGNHEQFADSVADGRTMVGGSELLGPAEVILQPGGSYTTPALFAAYSDRGLDGISEAFYSWFRSRPHHVGAASGKARPVVLNTWEAVYFDHNLDTLIELAESAAELGVERFVLDDGWFRGRRGDHAGLGDWYVDETLWPDGLTPLIDAVTSRGMEFGLWVEPEMVNLDSDIARAHPEWIVGPSAISHKDGGRLPLGWRQQHVIDLVNPDAWQYIYDRIHALLSENSISYLKWDQNRDLLEHGHAGRASVHEQTLAAYRLFDALKAAHPGVEIESCSSGGARVDLGILERTDRIWASDCNDALERQTIQRWTGLVVPPELVGGHIGPTTSHTTGRTHDLSFRAITALFGHFGMEWDVRSVAGAEREELKRFIGLYKEHRGLIHSGRMVRADVPDESLMVHGVVADTEGADGGTPAGATAALFAVVKTRTGFGELTGRVAIPGMVPSRSYRVEAIFPTPGDADYGHTFTEAKPAPWLASGAEATGRFLGEVGLPMPVLNPEHAILLRFTAL, encoded by the coding sequence ATGCACCCGCTCCACCTCCGTTCCGCAGGTACCAGCCTGGTGATCAGCACCCACCGCGGAGAGGCTGAGATAACCCACTGGGGAGCCGACCTGGGCGAGACCCTGCCTGACCTGGCCATTCTCAACGAGCCAATTCCGCCTTCCGCCATCGACGCCAACGTCCCCGCAGGGCTCCTGCCGCAGGCTTCCTCGAGTTGGCAAGGACGGCCCGGACTGCGTGGCCACCGCATTACCGACGGCGTACCCGGCTTTGATTTCTCCCTCCGTCTTCGCACGGTGAGCGCGACGGCGGACGGTACTGCCGCCGTCGTGGTTCAGTCCGATCCCGACGCCGGCATCACCGTGACCAGCAACCTCACCTTGCACCCGGGCGGGCTTCTCGAACTGCGGCACACGGCTACGAACGACGGCACCTCCCCTTTCCAGATTGATGAGCTGGCGACGATGCTCCCGGTGGCGCCTGACGCCGTCGAACTTTTGGACCTGACTGGTCGCTGGTGCCGTGAACGCCACCCGCAGCGCCGGGCCATCCAACAGGGAACGTGGGTCCGGACCGGACGCCACGGACGTACTGGACACGACTCATCCCTCCTGCTGGCTGCGGGGACCGCCGGGTTCGGCAACCGCCACGGCAAGGTGTGGGCCACGCACCTGGCCTGGAGCGGCAACCACGAGCAATTTGCGGACAGCGTCGCCGATGGGCGCACCATGGTAGGCGGCTCAGAGCTGCTGGGACCCGCCGAAGTCATCCTTCAGCCGGGCGGGAGCTACACCACGCCTGCACTGTTTGCCGCCTACTCAGACCGTGGTTTGGATGGGATCTCGGAAGCGTTCTACTCCTGGTTCCGCTCACGTCCGCACCACGTGGGTGCAGCTTCCGGAAAGGCCCGCCCAGTAGTCCTCAACACCTGGGAAGCGGTGTACTTCGACCACAACCTGGACACCCTGATCGAGCTGGCGGAATCGGCGGCTGAGCTTGGCGTTGAGCGTTTTGTGCTCGACGACGGCTGGTTCCGCGGGCGCCGCGGCGACCACGCCGGGTTGGGCGACTGGTACGTTGACGAAACCCTCTGGCCCGATGGGCTGACGCCGTTGATTGATGCCGTGACCAGTCGCGGTATGGAGTTCGGTCTCTGGGTGGAGCCGGAAATGGTCAACCTGGACTCCGACATCGCCAGGGCGCATCCCGAATGGATCGTGGGGCCCTCAGCAATTTCCCACAAGGACGGTGGCCGGCTGCCCCTGGGATGGCGGCAGCAGCATGTGATCGACCTCGTAAACCCGGACGCCTGGCAGTACATATACGACCGCATCCACGCGCTGCTGAGCGAGAACAGCATCAGCTACCTCAAGTGGGACCAGAACCGGGACCTCCTGGAACACGGACATGCCGGCCGGGCTTCGGTCCACGAGCAAACACTGGCTGCCTACCGGCTCTTCGACGCCTTGAAGGCCGCCCATCCCGGGGTGGAAATCGAAAGCTGCTCCTCCGGTGGCGCGCGTGTAGACCTCGGCATCCTGGAACGGACCGACCGTATCTGGGCGTCGGACTGCAACGACGCCTTGGAACGGCAGACCATCCAGCGATGGACCGGATTGGTGGTTCCGCCGGAGCTGGTGGGCGGCCACATTGGACCCACGACGTCGCACACCACTGGCCGCACCCACGACCTCTCCTTCCGCGCCATCACTGCCCTTTTCGGGCACTTTGGCATGGAGTGGGACGTCCGCAGCGTCGCCGGGGCGGAGCGCGAGGAACTCAAGCGCTTCATCGGCCTGTACAAGGAACACCGCGGACTGATCCACAGTGGACGAATGGTGCGGGCCGATGTGCCGGACGAGTCGCTGATGGTGCACGGCGTTGTTGCCGATACTGAAGGGGCCGACGGCGGCACACCCGCTGGTGCCACTGCTGCACTTTTCGCTGTGGTGAAGACCCGTACAGGCTTTGGGGAGCTGACCGGACGGGTGGCGATCCCGGGAATGGTTCCTTCCCGTTCATACCGGGTGGAGGCGATTTTCCCGACACCCGGTGACGCCGACTACGGGCACACCTTCACTGAGGCAAAGCCCGCGCCGTGGTTGGCGTCCGGGGCCGAAGCCACGGGACGTTTCCTGGGCGAAGTGGGCCTGCCGATGCCGGTCCTGAACCCGGAGCACGCCATCCTGCTGCGGTTCACGGCCCTCTGA
- a CDS encoding MarP family serine protease, with protein MFGLTILDFALILMLLSYLIYGLRNGFMVTLGGIAGFVVGAIAAFIAVPLVSGWVTDSGWRLTATVGAAVVLIALGHGLGTMIGRKIRHAVRIKPLHAVDRLIGGVVSVVVAALVMSMLAFSISSLGVPFVSQQLAGSRVIRYIDNITPTPVKSTMAQLRSTVIGDGIPKLIEGIGPVTPVPVPNASTDTPALNQAAESVLKIAGTAFECGQNQTGSGFVVAPGRVVTNAHVVAGVSQPVVEVPDGGALPGRVVYFDPQRDIAVLAVDGLQSSPLPMSADLPDGSPAAFAGYPHGGPFQSKPATVQGISTIIVPDIYGANPSPEQVYKLAGDVQPGNSGGPLLTMQGEVAGLIFAKTTTNAALGFALTMADLEPVAAQASGLSNPVTPGQCTRK; from the coding sequence GTGTTTGGCTTGACGATATTGGATTTCGCATTGATCCTGATGCTCCTGTCCTACCTGATCTATGGCCTGCGCAACGGCTTTATGGTCACGTTGGGTGGAATTGCCGGATTCGTGGTCGGCGCCATCGCAGCGTTCATCGCCGTGCCACTTGTGAGCGGGTGGGTGACGGACAGCGGTTGGAGGCTGACCGCCACGGTGGGTGCCGCCGTCGTACTTATTGCTTTGGGTCATGGGCTTGGAACCATGATCGGACGCAAAATCCGCCACGCCGTGCGGATCAAGCCGCTGCATGCCGTTGACCGCTTGATCGGCGGCGTAGTGAGCGTAGTGGTGGCGGCGCTGGTCATGTCCATGTTGGCGTTCAGCATCAGTTCGCTTGGTGTGCCTTTTGTTTCCCAGCAACTGGCCGGTTCCCGGGTGATCCGCTACATCGACAACATCACTCCAACGCCCGTCAAGAGCACCATGGCACAGTTGCGTTCCACCGTGATCGGCGATGGCATTCCCAAGCTCATCGAGGGCATCGGCCCTGTGACTCCGGTGCCCGTTCCCAACGCCTCCACGGACACCCCGGCCCTGAACCAGGCAGCGGAGTCAGTCCTCAAAATCGCCGGCACAGCCTTTGAATGCGGCCAGAACCAGACCGGGTCCGGATTTGTCGTGGCGCCCGGGCGCGTCGTGACCAATGCCCACGTCGTGGCGGGCGTGTCGCAGCCCGTGGTGGAAGTTCCCGACGGCGGTGCGTTGCCGGGTCGGGTGGTTTACTTCGACCCCCAGCGGGACATCGCAGTCCTGGCCGTGGATGGACTGCAGTCCAGTCCGCTGCCTATGAGTGCGGACCTGCCCGACGGCAGCCCTGCGGCTTTCGCGGGGTACCCGCACGGCGGTCCTTTCCAGTCCAAGCCGGCAACGGTGCAGGGGATCTCGACCATCATTGTCCCGGATATTTACGGCGCGAATCCTTCTCCGGAACAGGTCTACAAGTTGGCCGGTGATGTTCAACCGGGCAACTCGGGTGGTCCGTTGCTCACCATGCAGGGGGAGGTGGCCGGGCTCATTTTCGCTAAGACAACCACCAACGCCGCCCTGGGCTTCGCCCTCACCATGGCAGACCTGGAACCCGTGGCCGCGCAGGCTTCAGGCCTCAGCAACCCCGTTACGCCGGGCCAGTGCACCCGTAAGTAA